GCACCTGTGGTTGGCCCATTAAAACAGAAGAAGCTTTTTTCTATTGTAtttatgtgtgtgtatatatatgctaaATATATACAAGTACGTATGAATGTACGATGTACATAAGACAAAATGCAGACGAACAAATTACACTCTTGTTcttatctctactacttaaaaaagctATACTAATTCCGAAAGTCTTCACGCAGTCTGCCCTCCCCTCCCGCGCCCTCCCATGTGGGTCCCACGGCCTCCCGCATTCTCTGCACCGAGTCCCGTGCACTCCCATGTCTGACGTACAAAGCCCGCACAACATACTAATAGTACTAACAGGATTATCAAGGTATTGAGGATTGCAAATATTTTGGCAGAGCAACTACAAATAGAAATAGGGAACCATGATTTTCAGATTCAAAATTTAAgatataaattttaaatgaacAAAATTTCGAAGCTGTTGAATTTGTTTATCGAATTTACGAAATTTTCATACGCTTATTAATTCCCTGAAACCCAAAAATGTCTTATGATAACGAATAGGAGGAGGATTAGTCTACAACTCTACATGCATGAGCTTACCCAGCATCCAGAAGCACATCCAGAATCTATTATCCCGTTGTAAGTATGCATAGATGTGACACCGAAAAGGCATTAATTAACAAAGGAGATGTTTGAAAAATGAAGAGTGCCAGACTGTTAGGGTTGTCAAATATCCTCCTTCCTTTCTTTATGGGAAAAAGGATAATAAGCATGTTCTTCAAGAGGAACATTCATAAACCTGAGCAATGTGTTTCAAGCAATGGAATGCAGACAATTATTCATCTGTTCTATTTCTATTGTACATAGTTAATAATGTTTGGAAACAAATTTCTAATATCTGGCTGTCAAATTGGTAAAGACAATGAACTTGTAGTCAAGCTTCTTCGCCGAACAGCAAGGCGGCCAACTAAAAGCAGCAAAACGATGGTGCAATAAATCAATGGGAAAATTTGCTCAGTAGCAGTAAGAGCACGTGTAAAAATGCAAAACACCATCCAACGTGCTCAATTGGGCATACATTCAACAGTAAATCAAATGACAAACATGAGCATCCGAGTGTAGAAAAAGAAATGCATAACGGTCACATCTCCTTTGAACCAAGCTTTGCACAATATTAAAACTATTTAAGAAAATAGTGTCATTTACCAGAGTAACATCAAGCACGCAACACATATAAGAAATAATTTGTTCAACCAAATGTTCagcaataattttatttttattaaaatcaATCATGCAAGTAGATGGCAAGTTTGACATGTAATTCAGAATTGCAATTGCATTTCCAGGCTCATCAGGAAAtttcataatttatcaatagACTATCATTTTCTCTTGCTATCATGTGTGTAAACCAGTAGTACCAACTCTTTTGAAGAGTTTCAGGTCATAGCCCCAGCCTCATTACATTATAAAATGAAGTAATCAAGTTTCGACATAACACAAAATGAGATAGGCAAGAATAACTACTCAAATGGCACACACAGAGCCACATTCAAAGGGATCAGTTTTACACAAATCACGGACATGCTTGATATGTGGAAGATAGTGGCGGCATCTCCTACTTGTAAAGTAAAACTGAGCACCTCTTGAAGCCCTTTTCTCTAGCTCAAGCAACCTATGCTGCTCTGCAATAAACTTAGTACTGTCATTATAAGTTCCACCTCAAATCTCATTACCTCCAGCATTTTCACATTTAGTACAAAGAAAGGAAGAGAGACAAAAAAACTGGAAGTCGATGACAAAAGAGTAGCTGAACAGTTAGCACTATGAACTACCAATGAAGTATTATCACCTGGATGTACAGCTTCTCCAAGCAAGGAAAACATCTCATTAAGTTGATAACCATATCCAGGTTTAGAGCATAAATATTGATAGCTAAAATCTTGGCACTGCACACAGCTGTCGTGAAGCTAATAACGTGCAAATCCTAAACTAAACACAGAACAAAACATTAGGCCATCTCTACAAATGCAAATAATATGAAATTTCTCTATGCATGCGGAAATGCAGTAGGATGCCTCCTGAAGGCAACGAGAAAGAATACTACAGCTACCTGAAGTACTGTGGTGCCAAATGTGAATTTGGAGTTGTAATCACGATTATAAAGGTAGTCCAAGGTCTCCAGTTTGGGTGCCGAAATCACCGATACATGTGGCAATACAATACTCAAATTGGAGCAACCTTTCAAGCGAAGGGGCATCCTCAATGATGAGTTGATTGAGTTCCTCTGAATAGACGTACAAGCCAATGCTTACACGGCTAGGGGAGTTGATCCGTATGGAACGGAAGCCATAGCTGCCGTTGAGCAGCAAGCACTACAGGACAGGGCAGTTAGCTATGAAGCTGTGCAGTGACCCCTCCGAGATCTCAACTCTTTCAAGCCCGAGTTGCCGGAGCTGGGGAAAGAGAAGCGCTTCCATCGCGCCGTCCGGGAGGCGGCATTTGCTGATGGTGACAACACGGAGGGTGGCCGAGAACCGGAAGGCGGAGGCCGGCAGCGACACCTCTGGCGTCCGCGCGTAGAGCAATTCACCAACGTCGAATTCGAGCTCCTGGAGGCTATCCAGAGCCGGGGACCGGAGCCAAACGTCGACCGCCACGGGGCagcggtggaggtggagcaCGGGCGCGgagaggcgggggggggggggtgcgccTCGAGGATCCCAGAGATGAGGCCGGCGAGAACCTCATCGTCGGCCGGGAGGCCGCTGCAGTCGAGGTTGAGCGGGGCGCAGAGCCAGAGTCGGCGCCACCGGGAGGCGAGGGTTTGGGCGCGGGCGGCGTCCTTGGTGGGGAGGAGGGAGATGATCTCGCCGAGGACGGCGTTTGGGAGGCGGCTGATGTGGTCGACAAGTTCCTCCGCTTCTCCTCCGGCACCGTGCGGTGGTTCTTGGCCGTGGGATTCTTCGGATTCACTTGTAGGTTTGGGGTAGGGCGCGTCCCGCGGCGGCTGCGGTGGGTGCGCCGCGCGCGGGAACAGGGCTGAGAATTCCTCCGGTCCCAGGCTCTCAGGTGAACCCGTCCTCCTCTTCTTGGCAACGGGAGCCGCCGGGCGGTTCCATCTCCATGGTCGGCGGCGAAGCGTCAAGAGAGGGGCCGAGCAAACGTATTCCGGGAAGGAGAAAATTGTAGGTGCATTTGTAAATACttttctggttttttattttttaaaaaatatcacttgaatgacagttttaatgatattttttaattttttagtagCAAATTTGCAATAACATCAGGAGTAGTGATTTCTTTATAATTATCCTAAAATTATACCACTGACATCAAAGAGGGGAAAATTCAAGATTTGCCACTTACAAGGTAGGTGGTAAATTGTTAGTGGCTAAGACGATTTCACGTATTAATGATTTAGGAGAatggatatttttttaaacgGTAAAAAATTAAGGATCCAGCTAACAGCTGTACGTGCATCTAAATAGACTTCTGTCCATACAAACCTAATTGGAAAATTACTTGATTAGTTAGTTTCTTAATCAAACCATCTACTAGATTAGGCATCCACGTGTGGCAATGCTCGGGTTAAGCCCACTGCTATTTGATGATGAATGCGGCCACACTCTTGTTTCCTAGCACAAGACAAAGGCAAAGCTGATGTGGttcatctcttttttcttcaaaagGTAAAATGTTCATATATTGACATGATATGCGTCTCATATAAACATGATATGATCACATGTTATGAAAAATGCGAATTTTTATCTCTAGTGCTATTCATCGTATATGATAATATATGGTGATCGGTCTCCATATAACACACAACACACAAAATTCGCTCAATTTCAAACAATTGCCTCACAAATATCTAACTGATATGTGCACATATCACATATCTAACCTGTGGTGTACATAGCATTAGAGTTTAAACTAaaaaaacatacataagcaGACAAGCTCACAAATCACGTAATAGAGTGTGAactaaaaaattcatataaaaggcTTATCATGTATAAATGAATTTCTTCTGAAAATGCATAATTGATAAGTAAGATATacttataaaatttatataaaagaCCTGTCATGTGTAAATAAATTGCTTCTAAAACTGCATAATTGATAAGAAATATATgcttataaaattcatataaaagacTTATCATGTGTAGATGAAATGCTTCTGAAAATGCATAGTGGATAAGCGAGATATGcctataaaattcatataaaaggcTTGTCATGTATAAATGAATTGCTTCTGAATTATGCAATATG
The sequence above is drawn from the Phragmites australis chromosome 10, lpPhrAust1.1, whole genome shotgun sequence genome and encodes:
- the LOC133930208 gene encoding uncharacterized protein LOC133930208 produces the protein MHDLSDSPVAMVSMVTTFMPWPRTNRVSRSNPGAWLVLRLAGDSAWEPMGSPQVMARAQRRRKVFTNAPTIFSFPEYVCSAPLLTLRRRPWRWNRPAAPVAKKRRTGSPESLGPEEFSALFPRAAHPPQPPRDAPYPKPTSESEESHGQEPPHGAGGEAEELVDHISRLPNAVLGEIISLLPTKDAARAQTLASRWRRLWLCAPLNLDCSGLPADDEVLAGLISGILEAHPPPPASPRPCSTSTAAPWRSTFGSGPRLWIASRSSNSTLVNCSTRGRQRCRCRPPPSGSRPPSVLSPSANAASRTARWKRFSFPSSGNSGLKELRSRRGHCTAS